A part of Streptomyces sp. NBC_01451 genomic DNA contains:
- a CDS encoding ABC transporter ATP-binding protein: MGGGTRGSPGGSPDGSPGGSADRTPRRTSGGTPGGTSGGAALVVRDLTVGYGPVRALRQVSLEVPEAAVVTVLGGNGAGKSTLLRAISRTLSFQGGATTGGTVTLGGRRIDGLAPDRVVAAGVSQVPEGRRVFARMTVADNLRAGALGASGGRVERAAALRRVHELFPVLAERAQQRAGLLSGGEQQMLAVARALMAAPKVLLLDEPSLGLAPLMAARIADTVREINAQGTSILLVEQNAALALKLATQAYVLEVGEVTLSGPCAELAASDEVRRRYLGVVDEDAAADAAGAMTGAGASGSTRSTPRLTRWEG, encoded by the coding sequence ATGGGCGGTGGGACAAGGGGATCTCCGGGCGGTTCTCCGGACGGTTCCCCGGGCGGTTCAGCGGACAGGACGCCGCGCAGGACCTCGGGCGGGACTCCGGGCGGGACCTCCGGTGGCGCCGCCCTCGTCGTACGGGACCTGACGGTCGGCTACGGGCCCGTGCGCGCCCTCCGTCAGGTGTCGCTGGAGGTGCCCGAGGCCGCCGTCGTGACGGTGCTGGGCGGCAACGGCGCCGGCAAGTCCACGCTGCTGCGCGCCATCAGCCGCACCCTGTCCTTCCAGGGCGGGGCGACGACCGGCGGCACCGTCACCCTCGGCGGACGCCGGATCGACGGGCTCGCCCCCGACCGGGTGGTGGCCGCCGGGGTGTCCCAAGTCCCCGAAGGACGGCGGGTGTTCGCCCGGATGACGGTCGCCGACAATCTGCGTGCCGGAGCCCTGGGCGCGAGCGGCGGACGCGTGGAACGGGCCGCCGCCCTGCGCCGCGTGCACGAACTGTTCCCCGTCCTCGCCGAGCGCGCCCAGCAGCGCGCCGGGCTGCTGTCGGGCGGCGAGCAGCAGATGCTGGCCGTCGCGCGCGCCCTCATGGCCGCCCCCAAGGTCCTGCTCCTCGACGAGCCGTCACTCGGCCTGGCCCCGCTGATGGCCGCGCGCATCGCCGACACCGTGCGTGAGATCAACGCCCAGGGCACCTCCATCCTGCTCGTCGAACAGAACGCCGCCCTGGCTCTGAAGCTGGCCACGCAGGCATACGTCCTGGAGGTCGGCGAGGTCACCCTCTCCGGCCCCTGCGCCGAACTCGCCGCCTCCGACGAGGTGCGCCGCCGCTACCTGGGAGTGGTGGACGAGGACGCGGCGGCGGACGCGGCAGGGGCGATGACCGGAGCGGGTGCGTCCGGGTCGACACGGTCCACTCCGAGGTTGACCAGATGGGAGGGTTGA
- a CDS encoding ABC transporter substrate-binding protein, translating into MTTRYAARAAAGALAVLLAVAGCSSKAKDDDGGDSASASAGGVKTDVGVSDRTITLGALTDMTGVYATLGKSVTQAQQLYVKQLNAVGGVCGRQVALTVRDHGYDPQKAVSGYTELAPKVLGFAQFIGSPFVAAVKQRIDGQDKVLVLPQAWAASLLGSPYIRVIGSTYDIETINAIDFLINEKGIKKGDKIGHVYFEGDYGESALAGAKYMAEKSGLTIVEQKIKPTDNDMTAQVAALKQAGVKAIVISAGPRQAASLVGVAAAGGFGVPVIGNNSAFAPQLLATQAGPALSANYWVASPSLPIGADTPQAQKLVADYRAAYPSDSLDNGVVAGWTAASVFGEALKKACASKDLTREGVDKALLTINAFDVGFGSPQDFTDPKSPSSKESVILQPDKSATGGMKVVRESEASSVAEGYSPGA; encoded by the coding sequence ATGACCACGAGATACGCGGCCCGAGCCGCCGCGGGCGCGCTCGCCGTGCTGCTCGCAGTGGCCGGGTGCAGCTCCAAGGCCAAGGACGACGACGGGGGCGACAGCGCTTCGGCGTCGGCGGGCGGCGTCAAGACCGACGTGGGCGTGTCCGACAGGACGATCACGCTCGGCGCGCTCACGGACATGACCGGGGTCTACGCGACCCTCGGCAAGAGCGTCACCCAGGCCCAGCAGCTCTACGTGAAGCAGCTGAACGCCGTTGGAGGCGTCTGCGGCCGTCAGGTGGCCCTGACCGTCCGCGACCACGGCTACGACCCGCAGAAGGCCGTCTCCGGCTACACGGAGCTGGCACCGAAGGTGCTGGGCTTCGCCCAGTTCATCGGCTCGCCGTTCGTCGCGGCGGTGAAACAGCGCATCGACGGCCAGGACAAGGTCCTGGTGCTGCCGCAGGCGTGGGCCGCCTCACTGCTCGGCAGTCCGTACATACGCGTGATCGGGTCAACGTACGACATCGAGACGATCAATGCGATCGACTTCCTGATCAATGAGAAGGGGATCAAGAAGGGCGACAAGATCGGTCATGTCTACTTCGAGGGGGACTACGGGGAGAGCGCCCTGGCCGGTGCCAAGTACATGGCGGAGAAGTCGGGGCTGACGATCGTCGAGCAGAAGATCAAGCCGACCGACAACGACATGACCGCCCAGGTCGCCGCGTTGAAACAGGCGGGCGTCAAGGCGATCGTGATCAGCGCCGGACCGCGCCAGGCCGCCTCGCTGGTCGGAGTGGCCGCGGCCGGCGGCTTCGGCGTCCCGGTCATCGGCAACAACTCGGCCTTCGCCCCGCAGCTCCTGGCCACCCAGGCGGGCCCGGCCCTGTCCGCGAACTACTGGGTCGCCTCACCGTCCCTGCCCATCGGGGCGGACACCCCGCAGGCGCAGAAACTCGTGGCCGACTACCGGGCCGCGTACCCGAGCGACTCGCTGGACAACGGCGTGGTGGCCGGCTGGACGGCGGCCTCCGTCTTCGGCGAGGCACTGAAGAAGGCCTGCGCGAGCAAGGACCTCACCCGCGAGGGCGTGGACAAGGCCCTGCTGACGATCAACGCGTTCGACGTCGGCTTCGGCAGCCCGCAGGACTTCACCGACCCGAAGTCCCCCTCCTCCAAGGAGAGCGTGATCCTCCAGCCCGACAAGAGCGCGACAGGAGGCATGAAGGTCGTACGGGAGTCCGAGGCGTCGTCCGTCGCGGAGGGTTACTCGCCGGGCGCGTGA
- a CDS encoding PucR family transcriptional regulator, translating to MGPRRRRTGHDWQVLAESCTALLERVPELVDEHVRQLSEHSPVYGQVLPYDQQWREAEEAMRIGIGTISAPRGSPRRDLEYAEDAGRRRAQQGLPLELLVHAYRSAGYLVWDALLEGAGGQDPERLGVLMRSATLVWSAIDAQAATASEAYRATEMELRRRTDEQLQALLDALLDGQESPGLAARAAAGLDLPERGAYAVVVLRAERRDPREAFHRPLRGAGYRFVWRMRADQEVGVVLLGPDQGLDAVAQALSGRCSGAGGISPVVPGLAELGRARRLAELALRTCPPDADEVVRLDQRMPTALVVSQPELANRLVSSVFGALVGLEPADRDVLLETLDVWLACEGSAGRAAGRLYCHRNTVFNRLRRLEQLTSRSLARPRDLIEMTLALDAYRLSGPTGAQEEAARLAQ from the coding sequence ATGGGACCGCGCAGAAGGCGTACGGGTCATGACTGGCAGGTGCTCGCCGAGTCCTGCACGGCACTGCTGGAACGGGTGCCGGAGCTGGTCGACGAACATGTGCGGCAACTGTCGGAGCACTCCCCCGTCTACGGGCAGGTCCTCCCGTACGACCAGCAGTGGCGGGAGGCGGAGGAGGCGATGCGGATCGGCATCGGGACGATCTCCGCGCCCCGGGGCTCACCGCGCCGCGACCTGGAGTACGCGGAGGACGCGGGCCGGCGCCGCGCCCAGCAGGGGCTGCCGCTGGAGCTCCTGGTGCACGCGTACCGGAGTGCGGGCTATCTGGTCTGGGACGCGCTGCTGGAGGGCGCGGGCGGCCAGGACCCGGAACGGCTCGGTGTGCTGATGCGGTCGGCGACCCTGGTGTGGTCGGCGATCGACGCGCAGGCGGCGACGGCGTCGGAGGCCTACCGGGCGACCGAGATGGAGCTACGGCGGCGTACAGACGAGCAGTTGCAGGCATTGCTGGACGCCCTGCTCGACGGTCAGGAGTCGCCGGGGCTGGCCGCCAGGGCAGCGGCGGGGCTCGATCTGCCGGAGCGGGGCGCGTACGCCGTGGTGGTGCTGCGGGCGGAGCGGCGGGACCCCCGGGAGGCCTTCCACCGGCCGTTACGGGGCGCCGGGTACCGGTTCGTGTGGCGGATGCGGGCCGACCAGGAGGTCGGCGTGGTGCTACTGGGGCCCGACCAGGGGCTCGACGCGGTGGCGCAGGCGCTGAGCGGGCGGTGTTCGGGAGCGGGCGGGATCAGTCCCGTCGTCCCGGGGCTGGCCGAGCTGGGGCGGGCCCGGCGGCTGGCGGAACTGGCGTTGCGTACCTGCCCGCCGGACGCCGACGAGGTCGTACGGCTGGATCAGCGGATGCCGACGGCGCTGGTGGTGAGCCAGCCGGAACTCGCGAACCGGCTGGTCTCGTCCGTCTTCGGCGCCCTGGTCGGGCTGGAACCGGCCGACCGGGACGTGCTGCTGGAGACGCTGGACGTGTGGCTGGCCTGCGAGGGCTCGGCGGGACGGGCCGCGGGACGGCTGTACTGCCACCGCAACACGGTGTTCAACCGGCTGCGGCGGCTGGAACAGCTGACGTCCCGGTCACTGGCCAGGCCGCGCGATCTGATCGAGATGACGCTGGCGCTGGACGCGTACCGGCTGTCGGGGCCGACGGGCGCGCAGGAGGAGGCCGCACGGCTCGCCCAATGA
- a CDS encoding branched-chain amino acid ABC transporter permease has translation MSDVLADPATEPRSALRRPHARTYTAAAGALLLLALPFYLDRFWLQAGLFAMAAAIGAIGINLLTGATGQLSMGHAFFLAVGAYGYCVFAADGDDGLTGLGLPTWLAVVLATLVAGAAGGLFSPIAGRLRGPYLGIATIALIFIGQHVLFNARDLTGGFNGRDVPPLSLFGLTFDDRELLVADVPFGSAEKLWYAGLVLLLGGALFARGVLRGRPGRAMNAVRDHRIAAGVIGVPVARYRAAVFVLSSMYAGLAGVLLALVFQRTVPDYYGITLSLEYLAMIVIGGLGSVSGAVVGAAFVSLLPQLLTRYSDALPLVSAPGTGGIAPGEASRYLYGAAVVAVVLFLPGGLVRLAAARRRFGRNPGEER, from the coding sequence GTGTCTGACGTCCTCGCCGACCCGGCCACCGAGCCCCGAAGCGCGCTCCGCCGACCGCACGCGCGCACGTACACGGCCGCCGCGGGCGCCCTTCTGCTCCTCGCCCTCCCGTTCTACCTGGACCGCTTCTGGCTCCAGGCGGGCCTGTTCGCCATGGCCGCCGCGATCGGCGCCATCGGCATCAACCTCCTCACCGGCGCCACCGGCCAGCTCTCCATGGGCCACGCCTTCTTCCTCGCGGTCGGCGCCTACGGCTACTGCGTGTTCGCCGCCGACGGGGACGACGGGCTCACCGGGCTGGGACTGCCCACCTGGCTCGCGGTCGTGCTCGCCACGCTCGTCGCGGGCGCCGCGGGCGGCCTGTTCAGCCCGATCGCCGGCCGCCTGCGCGGCCCCTACCTCGGTATCGCCACCATCGCCCTGATCTTCATCGGCCAGCACGTCCTGTTCAACGCCCGAGATCTCACCGGCGGCTTCAACGGCCGTGACGTACCGCCGCTGAGCCTCTTCGGCCTCACCTTCGACGACCGTGAGCTCCTGGTCGCCGACGTGCCGTTCGGCTCCGCCGAGAAGCTCTGGTACGCCGGGCTCGTCCTCCTGCTCGGGGGCGCGCTGTTCGCCCGTGGCGTCCTGCGCGGGCGCCCGGGGCGGGCCATGAACGCCGTCCGCGACCACCGCATCGCCGCCGGGGTGATCGGCGTGCCCGTGGCCCGCTACCGTGCCGCCGTCTTCGTCCTGTCCTCGATGTACGCGGGGCTGGCCGGCGTCCTGCTCGCCCTCGTCTTCCAGCGGACCGTGCCCGACTACTACGGCATCACGCTCTCGCTGGAGTACCTCGCCATGATCGTCATCGGCGGGCTCGGCTCGGTCTCCGGGGCGGTGGTCGGCGCGGCCTTCGTCTCGCTGCTGCCGCAGCTGCTGACCCGCTACAGCGACGCCCTGCCGCTGGTCTCCGCCCCGGGCACGGGCGGGATCGCACCGGGCGAGGCGTCCCGGTACCTGTACGGCGCCGCCGTCGTGGCGGTGGTGCTCTTCCTGCCGGGCGGGCTGGTCAGACTGGCCGCCGCCCGGCGCCGCTTCGGACGCAATCCAGGGGAGGAACGATGA
- a CDS encoding ABC transporter ATP-binding protein → MDEQSVPSLNVDHLTVRFAGLLALDDVTFTVRPGTVHALIGPNGAGKSTCFNVLSGVYRATSGSVRFGEHELTGMPPHRIAGLGVARIFQNLALPPHATVEDSLLLGRHRLTRTGFVAAGLRLPSAAREERRHRARVREIAGFVGLEEHLGRPAGSLPYGQQKLAELARALCMEPRLLLLDEPVAGMTADERRRVAAVIAGVRDSLGISIVLVEHDMGVVMRLADTVTVLDFGRLIADGAPADVQNDPDVVRAYLGEEATP, encoded by the coding sequence ATTGACGAGCAATCCGTACCGTCCCTCAACGTTGATCACCTCACCGTGCGCTTCGCCGGGCTCCTCGCCCTCGACGACGTCACCTTCACGGTCCGCCCCGGCACCGTCCACGCCCTGATCGGCCCCAACGGCGCGGGCAAGTCCACCTGCTTCAACGTCCTGTCCGGTGTCTACCGGGCCACCTCCGGCAGCGTCCGCTTCGGCGAGCACGAGCTGACCGGCATGCCCCCGCACCGCATCGCCGGCCTCGGTGTCGCCCGCATCTTCCAGAACCTCGCCCTGCCGCCCCACGCCACCGTCGAGGACAGCCTGCTGCTCGGCCGCCACCGGCTGACCAGGACCGGCTTCGTCGCCGCCGGACTCCGGCTGCCGTCGGCGGCCCGCGAGGAACGCAGGCACCGCGCGCGGGTACGGGAGATCGCCGGGTTCGTCGGCCTGGAGGAGCACCTGGGGCGCCCCGCCGGCTCCCTGCCCTACGGGCAGCAGAAGCTCGCGGAACTCGCCCGGGCCCTGTGCATGGAGCCACGGCTGCTGCTCCTCGACGAACCGGTGGCCGGGATGACCGCCGACGAACGGCGCCGGGTCGCGGCCGTCATCGCCGGTGTCCGCGACAGCCTCGGCATCTCGATCGTCCTGGTGGAGCACGACATGGGGGTGGTGATGAGACTCGCGGACACCGTCACCGTCCTGGACTTCGGCCGCCTGATCGCGGACGGGGCCCCGGCGGACGTACAGAACGACCCGGACGTCGTACGGGCCTATCTCGGCGAGGAGGCCACCCCGTGA
- a CDS encoding branched-chain amino acid ABC transporter permease, with translation MSTFAELLLNGISMGSVYALIALGFVVIFRATEVVNFAHASLLLAGGYVTASLHDDIGFWPALLAGIAGAALVGAAVEFLVMRRARGGDHSVLAIVTIGVDILLTTELTRRLGTDVLALGDPWGDAVLTLGPISLAHTRIAAFVAAALLITAFLLAFRYTSWGVAMRAAAESPETAALMGVRLGRVSLGAWAVAGGLAAVAALFLTVFPTPGLERATSLAAFKAFPAAILGGLDSTTGALVGGLVVGVTESLATGYQSDLAFMGRGLGDLAPYLVMVAILLVRPAGLFGTKEPARV, from the coding sequence GTGAGCACCTTCGCCGAACTGCTCCTCAACGGCATCTCCATGGGCTCCGTCTACGCCCTCATCGCCCTCGGCTTCGTCGTGATCTTCCGAGCCACGGAGGTCGTCAACTTCGCGCACGCCTCCCTGCTGCTCGCCGGCGGCTACGTCACCGCCTCCCTCCACGACGACATCGGCTTCTGGCCCGCGCTGCTCGCGGGAATCGCCGGGGCCGCGCTCGTCGGCGCGGCCGTGGAGTTCCTGGTGATGCGCCGCGCCCGGGGCGGCGACCACAGTGTGCTGGCCATCGTCACCATCGGCGTCGACATCCTGCTGACCACCGAACTCACCCGCCGCCTCGGTACGGACGTCCTCGCGCTCGGCGACCCCTGGGGCGACGCCGTCCTCACCCTCGGCCCGATCTCGCTCGCGCACACCCGGATCGCCGCCTTCGTCGCCGCGGCCCTGCTCATCACCGCCTTCCTGCTCGCGTTCCGCTACACGAGCTGGGGCGTGGCGATGCGCGCGGCGGCCGAGAGCCCGGAGACGGCAGCCCTCATGGGGGTCAGGCTGGGCCGGGTCTCGCTCGGCGCCTGGGCCGTCGCGGGCGGACTCGCGGCCGTCGCCGCCCTCTTCCTCACCGTCTTCCCGACCCCGGGACTGGAACGGGCCACCTCCCTCGCCGCGTTCAAGGCGTTCCCGGCCGCCATCCTCGGCGGCCTCGACTCCACGACCGGCGCCCTCGTCGGCGGCCTGGTGGTGGGCGTCACCGAGTCCCTCGCCACCGGCTACCAGAGCGACCTGGCCTTCATGGGCCGGGGCCTCGGCGACCTCGCGCCCTATCTGGTCATGGTCGCGATCCTGCTCGTCCGGCCCGCCGGGCTCTTCGGCACGAAGGAGCCCGCCCGTGTCTGA